In the genome of bacterium, the window CACCGGACCCAACCAGACCTTGGCCACCGTGACGGCGCCGGCGAGCCCCACCACCGCCGCCAGGACGGATACCGTGGAGCGTGTCCGCCTCCGCATCAGATTACAGCCGCTGTAACCACAGATCATGGCGAAGCCGATGGAGACCGGCAGGGCCAGCCAGGTATCACGGATCTGAAGGATGGGGGTGCGCACGTCCCAGCCTTCCTTGAGCAGGTGCAGGGAAAGCATCAAGGTGGCGAACGAGGTCACCAGGACGGCCGATTCCTTGAAGTCATCAAGGGGACCACGCCATCGGAGAGGCAGCCGGTTTACCACGAAACGCATCGAAAGATGCATCCCGGAACCGTAGGCCGCGGCTCCGCCGATGAAGGTCAGTATTGTCAGGGCGATCTGGGACGCTTCCGTCGCCCACGGGAATGAGTAGTGAAATAGGCTACGCGCGACGATATTGGCAAAGACAACGAGCAGCTCCCCAAACAACGCGGTAGCCAGAAATAGATTAATGGCATTTTCTACCGACACGGGCCAGAGTCGTGGGTAGGGGTTGAACGGATCGAAAGAGTCTCCTGACGATTTTCGGGCCTCAGCCTCCAGCCCGATTACTGAGGTCATCGACCGCGCCATCGTTCGATGCGCTGCCGGGCCACGACCACGGGGTTTCCTATCGCCCGTCTCGCTTAACTACGCGCCGCTCTGTGCTTTCGACTCAATCAGGATGTGGGCGGAGGCCAAGTCGGCGTGTTCCAAGATGAACGCCTCCACGTATCGCGGCGAGCGAATGTTGACAACCGGGGTGTGCGTTACGATCAAGCTGACCACTTCGTCCGAGAGGCCCGCTTTACTAGCGGCTTCGGCAGCCAGGTAGGCATGGGGGAACAAGCGGCCCTCTCTGGTAAGCTGACCGTCAGGACCAATCTCGACGAGCTTGCTCACATCGTGGAGCAGGCAAGCCGTGAGCAGTAGGTCGCGGTCAACTTGTATCCCGTGGACGGCGGTGATAACACTTGCCAGGCCCTGCGCTGCGAGCGTGACGGCGCGCACATGCTCTATCAGCGACACGCCCGGACATTTATGGGAGAAGGGCGCGCCGGCGACGTTGGTATGCTGGCTGCGGGCCCACATCTCAGTCCAGATCTCTAGCACCGCAGCGCGGAAGCGCGGATCTCCGATCAATCCGATCTCCGGTAGGAGCTTCCTGACTTCTTCCTGCCTCGACTCTCTGTCGATCGCGGTCGCCTGTGTCTGCCGCACCGTGTCACCTCACGCGCGTCACCGGTTGGTGCTTAACTGGTCAATCCACCGCGCCGCATCGGGACCGAGCTTCTGCTTGAACTGGTCCCACACTGGTTTGGCTGCGGCGCGCAGTTCCTCTCTCTCGGCTGACGAGAGGGAGTTGAACTTTGTCCCGCGTTTGACCATTTCATCCGTAATGGCGGCCTCATGCTTACCCAGGGCACTCCACTCGGAGTTCTCGGCGTTCTTGGCTGCATTCAGCATGATGGTCTGGAGCTGTTTCGGCAGGCTGGAGAAAAACGCTTCGTTGATCACGGTGGGACTGAGACCGATGACATGGTTCGTGAGAGAGACGTAAGGGGCCGCCTCGTAGAGCTTCGTTGAATAAATCGATGTCAGCGGCGCGTCACCGCCGTCCACTGTGCCCTGCTGGATCGCGATGTACCATTCCTTGTAGTCAACGGTGACCGGCTCTACGCCGAAGGCCTGAGCGGTGGCAACAGCGATTGGGCTCGGGATGGCTCTCATTTTAAGCCCCTTGAAGTCTTGCAGGCTGTTGATGGGGTGTTTCCTATTGAAGTACGCCTTGCCCCCAATGTTTTCCCAGTTCAGCACGTGGAAACCAGCTCGCTTCAGGAGGGCGTCGCCGACCTCTTTGGCCACCGGCCCATCAACCGCCTTGTGCGCACCAGCGTAGTCGGGGAACATCATCGGCATTGAAAAGACCTGGATCGGCGCGAAGTACTTGGCAAGCCAGTCGGTGACCCCTTGAGCCATCTGAAGGGTGCCGTCCTTGACCTGGTCGAACTGCGCCTGCGTGCTGCCGAGCCGTTCGCCAAAGAACAGCTCCACCGTGACTTGGCCGTGCGAAAGGGATTCAACTTCCTTCTTGAAACCGATCTGTGATTGTGATGTGACTTCTTCCTGAGTTGTGGCCATGGCGAAACGGATGACGTATCCTTTAGATTCCGCCGACGACACATTCCCGCCGTGGGCAACCAGTATCATGGAGAGGATGAGAGCCAGCGGTCCCACCCGTCCTGCCCACCGGATCATGACAAGAATCCCCCCCAACACGGACCCCTCTTGATTTGAGATACCGCCGCGTGCCATACTAATAGTATACTAACAACATTCTAGCTGGCGAGTCAATTCGGAAGAGGCGACCGCGCTCACCCTGGTCGGGATTGTTCCGCGGAGGCTGATCGCGTCGTTGCAGCGGCATGGAGCACCGATTCTCTTACCGACTGGCACCCGGTAGAGGTGGTAACGGCATGGGAAAGTCCGCAGTGGATCAGACGCGTTATCAGTGGGCATATGAGGAAATCCGTCGCCGGATTTTGGACGGCGACTTAGCGGCCGCCGCCCCGCTTTCGGAATATCAACTGGCGGATCTCCTGCAGTTGAGCCGAACACCCGTCAGGGAGGCGCTGAAGCGCCTCGAACACGAGGGTCTCGTGCGATCGGTCCCCAATCGGGGCGCGTCCGTGGCCGAGTCGTCCGTCCAGGACATCATGGAAATCTACCAGGTGCGCGAACAATTGGAGGGCCTCGCGGCGCGTATCGCGGCCGAGACGATGCCGGACGCCGACGTTGAGAAGCTCGAGGACGAACTCCGGCGTGCTGCGATCCTCGCGGCGAAGAACCACGTCAAAGAGACCTTTGAATCAGATGTTCACCTCCACAAACGGATCATTGAATCGACGCGGAACGGGCGCTTGGTGAGTATCCTCGCGACGCTCGATGATCAGGTACGGCGAATCCGAGCCATGTCGCCACGGACGCCAGGCCGGCTTGAGGCCACACTACGGGAACACCGTGAGATCGTCGGCCGAATTAGGGACCGCGACGCGTCCGGGGCCGAGGCGGCCATGCGCCGCCACTTGCGGGCGGCGTGCGAGAATGCCATCCGCCTGGTGCTCCCCGCTTCGCCGCCTGCCGCGTTTCGATCGAGCGACGGGACCGCCGTCACCGAGAGGGCCGTGACTCGATGACGATGAGAAGTCTTGGGTGCGTCCGGCTGAGCGTCGTGCTCTCCGTCTGTCTCGCAATGTTGTTCGCGACGACATGCGACGTCCGTGGCGCCGGAACGCCCGTGAACCTGGTTCAGGGGAGCGCCGGAATGGTGTGGATGCCCATCCTGGTCGGTCGCGAAATGAAATATTTCGAGGCCGAAGGACTGGACGTCAACTACATCATCACCGGAGGGGGTGCGAAAGCGGCCCAGGCGCTCGTGACGGGATCGGCGGATTTCGCCGCTACGACCATGTCGGATGCGATCAACGCGAGGCGGCAAGGCGCCGATGTCAGGGTTCTCGCCGCCTTACTCCGTCAATATCCAACCGATTGCGTGATTCGCAACGATGCCGCACAGCGTGCGAGGATTTCTTCGAAATCGCCGATCGGGGACCGCATCAAGGCTTTGAGGAACCTCAAAATCGGTCTTGGCGGGCAGGGCAGTCCGGGCGATCAGCTCATCATCTGGCTCGCGAGGCGCGCCCGTCTCGACCCGAATCGCGACGTGCAGCGGATCTTTCTGGGTACGGACGTTGCGGTGCTCGCGGCTCTTCAAAACGGCGCCATCGACGTGTTTTGTTATGGACCGCCCACATCGACCCGCGCGGTGATGTCGGGCAACGCGCTGTTCCTCTTCCACATCGTCGGGGGGAACGATCTCCCGGAGATTTCTCACTTCCCGAATGCGGTCCTCGCAACAACTCAACGTTTCGCCAGGGAGCATCCGGATGTTGTCGATCGGATGGCCCGCGGGTACGTCAAAGCCGTCGTGTTCATGCAAAGGGAACCGGACACGATCGCCGGCGTCATCAAACCGCTGTTTGCGAACATGGACGTGGCGACGTTCGACGCCTCGTTCGATTCGGCGAAGGCCGGATTCCCGCGGACGCCCGTGCTGCAGCGGAAGGACGTGCAGGCCGTGATCGATTTCGCAAGAGACACCACGGGCGAGCCGATCTCGATCACGGCAAACGATCTGCTCGACAATTCGTGGGTCATAAAAGCGCAACAGGAACTCCATCAGACGAGGTAATCGCTTGAACGCGGGATGCCACGACCGGCGGTGGGTTCATTGATTGCGCTCGAGGGCGTGACGAAGGAGTTTTCTGTACGTCACGGACGCCGAGTGACCACGCATCGCGCCATTGTCGACGCGTCGTTCTCCGTGGGCCGCGGAGAATTCGTCGCGATCGTAGGTCGGTCCGGGAGCGGCAAATCCACGATCCTGAACCTCATCGCGGGTCTGCTGGCGCCCGATCGAGGGGCGGTGTTGTACGGGGCGGCCCGCGTAGCGGGCGTCAACACGTGTGTCGGCTATATGACCCAACGAGACAACCTGGTGCCCTGGCGAACCGTGTGGGGCAATTTGATGCTGCCGCTTCAAATACGTCACGCGCCAAGATCCGAACGGCCGAGGCTGATTGAGAGTGTACTGCGCCGGGTCGGTCTGACAGAATTTTCACGGCACTATCCGGCGCAGCTCTCGGGCGGCATGCGGCAACGAGTCGCGCTGGCGCGTATGCTCATTTACGATCCTGAGACGCTCTTGATGGATGAACCGTTCGGCGCGCTGGATGAGCAGCTGAAACTGAGCCTCCAAAACTACCTCGAGATGCTGTGGGAGGAGCGGCGCAAGACGGTAGTCTACGTTACGCACGATCTCGGCGAGGCCATCGCGCTGGCGGATCGCGTCGTCGTCTTCGCGGGCCGGCCGGGAAGCGTGCGCGAGCAGATTCCGGTGCCGTTCGGGCGACCTCGGAACATCTATGCGCTGAGATACGATCCGGCGTTCACTGCGCTCCATCGTCGATTGTGGGAGGCCTTAGGGAGCCCGGAGGAGGACGCCGTCCAGCGTCAGGTGCCGTCGTGACGGACCCCACGAACGTGGACGCATGGGCGACCGTTGGTATCTGGCGGCGACCATCCACCCCCCGATACGCGGGGTTCGGGTCCTGGATCCTCATCGCGGGGCTGATCGGACTCTGGCAGCTGGCGTCTGGTCATGTCATCGACCCCCTATTCGTCAGCAAGCCGTCGGCGATCGCAGCGCGGCTCTGGTCGTGGATGGTCAGCGGGTTCTTGCTCTATCATTTCGAGATCACGCTCCTCGAAGCGATGGCGGGCTTTCTGGTCGGCGCTACCGCGGGGATGATTCTCGGCGTCGCCCTTGGGACATCCAGTCTTCTTTATCGACTATCCGAGCCGATCATCACGGGTCTCTACAGCCTGCCGAAGGTGGCGCTCATCCCATTGCTGGTCTTGTGGTTCGGAATCACCATTAAATCGAAGATCGCGCTGGCCGCAATTCTGGTGTTCTTCCTGGTGTTTTACAACACGCTTTCAGGCGTGCGAACGATCGATCGGAGCCTGCTGCATGTCGTCCAGGTCATGGGTGCAGATCGCGCACAGAGCTTCATCTACATCGTCATCCCTGCCGCCTTAAGCTCGATTTTGCTCGGCCTGCGGGTGTCGTTGCCGCAAGCCATGGTAGGTGCTGTCGTCGGCGAGATTTGGGCGTCGAGCCGGGGTCTCGGATACCTCGTGGCGTACACGGGGAGCCAATTTGACTCAACCGGGACGTTCGCAGCGCTCCTAGCGCTCATGATCTTGTCGGTGGCGCTCATTCGCGTGCTCGAGGTCTTCGAGGCGCGATTCGAGGCGTGGCGATACGCGTGACCGTGTAGCCACAGATGCCGTATGAGGGTGGATGGGGAGTCGAATCATGAAAGTCCGCGGCAATACGCTCTTTGGGAGAGCCCTCGCTCGGGAGGGAGTAAGGACGGCGTTCTTCCTCCTCGGGGGTCCAATGAATGAGGGAATATCGGCGGGCGACGCCGAGGGAATTCGTATGATCGACGTTCGCCATGAACAGGCGGCCGCCATGATGGCGCATGCCTACGCCAGGGTGCTGGGGCGCCCGGGCGTCTGCATTGCTTGCTCTGGTCCGGGCACGACAAATTTGGTGACGGGTGTCGCCGGGGCATTGATCGACTGCGTGCCTCTTGTCGCGCTCGGCGGGTGCAGTCCGCTCGATCAACTGATGAAGGGTGGCGCGTTTCAGGAAATCGATCAAGTTGCCATCATGCGCCCGGTGACGAAGTGGGCGGAACGTGTGTACGAGGCGAGACGCATTCCGGATTATATCGAGCTGGCATTTCGTACCGCCCTCTCGGGGAAGCCGGGTCCAGTGTATTTGGATTTCCCGGGCGACGTCCTCTTTCAGGAAGCCGACGACGAGGATGTGGAACCGACCACGGCGCCAACGAGGGATGTGGCCAAGCCGGTCGCCACCCCGGCGGCGATTGAGCGTCTCATCGCGCTGCTTCGTGAGGCGAAGCGACCCATCGTCATCTCGGGCAGCGGGATTCTGTGGTCGCAGGCATTCGAAGAGCTTCAGCACTTTGTGGAAACTACCGGCATCCCATTTTACACGACCCCTCAAGGGCGCGGCGTGGTACCGGAGGATCACGTGTACTTTTATCCGCATGCGCGCAGTGCCGCGTTCAAGGAGGCCGACCTCGTTTTGGTGATCGGCACGCGACTGAATTATGTGATCAGCTACGGGCAGCCGCCCCGCTTTGCCGAATCGGCGACGTTTGTGCGTATTGACATCGATCCAACCGAAATCAATCAGAGCCGGCGTCTGAGTCTCGGCATCGTCGGAGACGCCAAGATGGTTCTTCGTCAGATCTGTGCCGAGATCGAAGGGAAGTTCGACCGCGGGTGCTACGAACCGTGGCGCGGGCATCTCGCCACAATTCAGTCGGAGCGACAGCGCGAGCAGGAAGTCACCTTGAGCAGCGACCAGGTGCCGATCCATGCGCTGCGGCTCTGTAAGGAGATTCGGGATTTCATGGATCGGGATGCGATTCTCGCGGTTGACGGTCAGGAGATTTTGAACTTTGGACGGCAGGTCTTGCCGACGTTCATCCCGGGGCACAGGCTCAATTCGGGTCCCTTTGGAACCATGGGGGTCGGGCTGCCGTTCGGCGTCGGCGCAAAAGCCGCGAAGCCGGACAAGCAGGTCATTGTGTTGCACGGCGATGGATCGTTCGGCATGAATGGAATGGAGCTGGATACGGCAGTCCGCCACAAACTCCCGATTCTCGTTGTGATTAGCTTGAACGGAGGATGGACCGCGGATACCGAAGGGCAGAAGCGCATCCCCGGTAAGGCCCGCATCGGGCGTCACCTCGGATACACACGTTTCGATAAGGTTGCCGCAGCTCTCGGGTGCTACGCGGAATTCGTGGAAAGGCCCGAAGAGATCCGGCCCGCGCTCGAGCGCGCGGGTCGGGCGGTCAAGAACGGCCAGACGGCGCTGGTCAACGTTGTGACCGACTCACGGGCCCGATCCCAGACGACAAAATTCACCAATTACGCTACCTAGGTGCGTCATGGGACGCTGTTGGATTTTCAGCGCAAGCCGGACGAAAAACCGGGCCTGGATCCTCCAATGAAAGGATTGCGGAATCCAAGTGGGAAACCTCGGATGATGTGCTTCGGATTATGTCCCCTCTAAAGGAGACGCGATCTATGCCCGAAGTCACTGAGCAAAAAAAGGCGCTGCAGGGCGTCCGGGTTGTCGATCTGACTCAATTCGAAGCGGGGACGTCATGCACGGAAACACTCGCGTGGCTGGGGGCTGAAGTCATTAAGGTTGAGGAACCCACGAGGGGTGAACAGGGGCGCCGTGCTCCCGAGCGCACCCTGGCCGCAGAACGCAATTTCGCCGACGCCTACTATTTCATGATGCTGAATTGCAACAAGCGCAGCGTCACGTTGAATCTGAAGAGCGAGAAAGGCCGCGCAATGCTTCGCTCGCTTATCGAGAAGTCGGATATCTTTGTAGAAAACTTCGGTCCGGGAGTCATCGAGCGGCTCGGTTTTGGTTGGGACGTTGTGCGTACCATCAACCCGCGCATGATTTACGCGCAAATCAAGGGCTTCGCACCCCAGAGTACGTACGCCAATTACCTGGCCTTCGACATGATTGCACAGGCAACAGGCGGGTCGATGTCGATTACGGGCGAGGCCGATGGACGCCCGATCAGACCGGGAACGGCAATCGGAGACACCGGCACCGGGCTTCAGTGCGCCATCGGAATTCTCGGCGCCCTGTATCAGCGACAGTTTAGCGGGCGCGGACAGCGTATCACCATTGCGATGCAAGAAGGGGTGATGAATTTCGCCCGGATGGCCTTCGCTTCCCAGGCCATTTGGGGAATTCCTTGCAAACGCGCAGGCAATCAAAGTGTGCTCGCCACAACGGCACCGAGTGAGATTTACCCAACCAAAGGCGGTGGAGCAAACGACTATGTCTACGTCATGACCTCGCGTGCGAGCGATGTCCAATGGCAGCGACTGGTAAAACTCATCGGCCGCGAGGATTTGCTCAATGAGGAGCGCTTTGCAACCTCGCTCAGCAGGTATCAGCACCGTGAAGAGGTTGATGCCATCATTGCGGAGTGGACGAAGAACTACGACAAGCTTACCGCGATGAAACTCCTCGGAGAGGCGGAGGTGCCGTGCGGTGCCATTTTTGACACGAAGGACCTGGCAGAAGATCCGTCTCTGCGGGCGTCAGGTGCAATCGTATCCGTGCCGTCGGTGCGCGGGAACTTCACGATGCCCGGGTTTCCCGTCAAGATGTCCGATTCACAGGTTGAGATCTCGTCTGCGCCCCTGCTGGGCGAAGGCAATGAGGAGATCTATGGACGGCTCCTTGGTCTCGATGCTGAGGACCTCTCTGCGCTCCGCGCCGAAAAGGTGATCTAGCTTCCAGCGTTCAGAACCTGACCGCGCGTCCGGTATCCTAACTTTCCAAAACCCTCGAGGCACTCCTGATAGCGGCTCCAGTAGCGCATCTGAATGACGTTCTCGAAGACAACCCAATTAGGACCCCCGATCGCCTTGGAGAGGTCAACTCTCCCCAATAGAGGGAACCCATCGCCTCACCCGCCTCTCTACAACGGCGGGAACCATGTCGACGATAACGGCGTGAAGCAGCAGAACTGCGAAGACGGCAAACATCTCGTCCGCCCGATACTGTGTTTGCGCAATGATGAGCCGGAAGCCGAGCCCGCGTCCTACGCCGATGACCTGCGCCGCCACCGTCGCCTGGAGGGCGTACCCAACGGTCACGCGAGCGGAACTGAGTACCCACAATCCGACCGAAGGGAGGTAGACGTGGCGAATCAACGCAAGATTATTCGCCCCTAAAATTCGGGCGTTGTTCAGTATATCCCGGCGAACCTCGCTCACTCCGGCGGCCACGTTCATCAACACGATGAACATGATGACCAGGGCGACGAGCAGGACCTGCGGGAGGTATCCAAATCCGAGGATGACCAGCAGCAAAGGAAGGAGGACGATTCTCGGCATGGCGTTGAAGAAGGCAATGTACGGCTCAGCGACAGCCCGCAAGGCCGGAAAGATCCCAACGAGCAATCCCAGCACGATCCCAAGCCCGGCACCGAACACGTAGCCAAGGCCAAAGACTAGAATCGTGGCCCCGAGGTCCTGCCAGAGGGTCGCGCTGTTCTTTGAGGCCGACGCCCGCCGTGGTGGCAGAGCGGGCAAAGCAGGTGGTGGCCGATTTCCTTGGGGAGTCGTTTTGAGTTTCCGAATTCCTCCCACTGGAGAGCCCAGTCCGGTCTTCAATCCTGGCTCCGCTGTGGTCAGTTCGGGGTCATGAGCCTTCACTCGGCTTCAT includes:
- a CDS encoding TRAP transporter substrate-binding protein, with product MIRWAGRVGPLALILSMILVAHGGNVSSAESKGYVIRFAMATTQEEVTSQSQIGFKKEVESLSHGQVTVELFFGERLGSTQAQFDQVKDGTLQMAQGVTDWLAKYFAPIQVFSMPMMFPDYAGAHKAVDGPVAKEVGDALLKRAGFHVLNWENIGGKAYFNRKHPINSLQDFKGLKMRAIPSPIAVATAQAFGVEPVTVDYKEWYIAIQQGTVDGGDAPLTSIYSTKLYEAAPYVSLTNHVIGLSPTVINEAFFSSLPKQLQTIMLNAAKNAENSEWSALGKHEAAITDEMVKRGTKFNSLSSAEREELRAAAKPVWDQFKQKLGPDAARWIDQLSTNR
- a CDS encoding ABC transporter ATP-binding protein; translation: MTTHRAIVDASFSVGRGEFVAIVGRSGSGKSTILNLIAGLLAPDRGAVLYGAARVAGVNTCVGYMTQRDNLVPWRTVWGNLMLPLQIRHAPRSERPRLIESVLRRVGLTEFSRHYPAQLSGGMRQRVALARMLIYDPETLLMDEPFGALDEQLKLSLQNYLEMLWEERRKTVVYVTHDLGEAIALADRVVVFAGRPGSVREQIPVPFGRPRNIYALRYDPAFTALHRRLWEALGSPEEDAVQRQVPS
- a CDS encoding HD domain-containing protein; its protein translation is MRQTQATAIDRESRQEEVRKLLPEIGLIGDPRFRAAVLEIWTEMWARSQHTNVAGAPFSHKCPGVSLIEHVRAVTLAAQGLASVITAVHGIQVDRDLLLTACLLHDVSKLVEIGPDGQLTREGRLFPHAYLAAEAASKAGLSDEVVSLIVTHTPVVNIRSPRYVEAFILEHADLASAHILIESKAQSGA
- a CDS encoding thiamine pyrophosphate-binding protein; protein product: MKVRGNTLFGRALAREGVRTAFFLLGGPMNEGISAGDAEGIRMIDVRHEQAAAMMAHAYARVLGRPGVCIACSGPGTTNLVTGVAGALIDCVPLVALGGCSPLDQLMKGGAFQEIDQVAIMRPVTKWAERVYEARRIPDYIELAFRTALSGKPGPVYLDFPGDVLFQEADDEDVEPTTAPTRDVAKPVATPAAIERLIALLREAKRPIVISGSGILWSQAFEELQHFVETTGIPFYTTPQGRGVVPEDHVYFYPHARSAAFKEADLVLVIGTRLNYVISYGQPPRFAESATFVRIDIDPTEINQSRRLSLGIVGDAKMVLRQICAEIEGKFDRGCYEPWRGHLATIQSERQREQEVTLSSDQVPIHALRLCKEIRDFMDRDAILAVDGQEILNFGRQVLPTFIPGHRLNSGPFGTMGVGLPFGVGAKAAKPDKQVIVLHGDGSFGMNGMELDTAVRHKLPILVVISLNGGWTADTEGQKRIPGKARIGRHLGYTRFDKVAAALGCYAEFVERPEEIRPALERAGRAVKNGQTALVNVVTDSRARSQTTKFTNYAT
- a CDS encoding CoA transferase; translated protein: MPEVTEQKKALQGVRVVDLTQFEAGTSCTETLAWLGAEVIKVEEPTRGEQGRRAPERTLAAERNFADAYYFMMLNCNKRSVTLNLKSEKGRAMLRSLIEKSDIFVENFGPGVIERLGFGWDVVRTINPRMIYAQIKGFAPQSTYANYLAFDMIAQATGGSMSITGEADGRPIRPGTAIGDTGTGLQCAIGILGALYQRQFSGRGQRITIAMQEGVMNFARMAFASQAIWGIPCKRAGNQSVLATTAPSEIYPTKGGGANDYVYVMTSRASDVQWQRLVKLIGREDLLNEERFATSLSRYQHREEVDAIIAEWTKNYDKLTAMKLLGEAEVPCGAIFDTKDLAEDPSLRASGAIVSVPSVRGNFTMPGFPVKMSDSQVEISSAPLLGEGNEEIYGRLLGLDAEDLSALRAEKVI
- a CDS encoding ABC transporter permease subunit, whose product is MPALPPRRASASKNSATLWQDLGATILVFGLGYVFGAGLGIVLGLLVGIFPALRAVAEPYIAFFNAMPRIVLLPLLLVILGFGYLPQVLLVALVIMFIVLMNVAAGVSEVRRDILNNARILGANNLALIRHVYLPSVGLWVLSSARVTVGYALQATVAAQVIGVGRGLGFRLIIAQTQYRADEMFAVFAVLLLHAVIVDMVPAVVERRVRRWVPSIGES
- a CDS encoding ABC transporter permease codes for the protein MTDPTNVDAWATVGIWRRPSTPRYAGFGSWILIAGLIGLWQLASGHVIDPLFVSKPSAIAARLWSWMVSGFLLYHFEITLLEAMAGFLVGATAGMILGVALGTSSLLYRLSEPIITGLYSLPKVALIPLLVLWFGITIKSKIALAAILVFFLVFYNTLSGVRTIDRSLLHVVQVMGADRAQSFIYIVIPAALSSILLGLRVSLPQAMVGAVVGEIWASSRGLGYLVAYTGSQFDSTGTFAALLALMILSVALIRVLEVFEARFEAWRYA
- a CDS encoding GntR family transcriptional regulator; protein product: MGKSAVDQTRYQWAYEEIRRRILDGDLAAAAPLSEYQLADLLQLSRTPVREALKRLEHEGLVRSVPNRGASVAESSVQDIMEIYQVREQLEGLAARIAAETMPDADVEKLEDELRRAAILAAKNHVKETFESDVHLHKRIIESTRNGRLVSILATLDDQVRRIRAMSPRTPGRLEATLREHREIVGRIRDRDASGAEAAMRRHLRAACENAIRLVLPASPPAAFRSSDGTAVTERAVTR
- a CDS encoding ABC transporter substrate-binding protein, encoding MTMRSLGCVRLSVVLSVCLAMLFATTCDVRGAGTPVNLVQGSAGMVWMPILVGREMKYFEAEGLDVNYIITGGGAKAAQALVTGSADFAATTMSDAINARRQGADVRVLAALLRQYPTDCVIRNDAAQRARISSKSPIGDRIKALRNLKIGLGGQGSPGDQLIIWLARRARLDPNRDVQRIFLGTDVAVLAALQNGAIDVFCYGPPTSTRAVMSGNALFLFHIVGGNDLPEISHFPNAVLATTQRFAREHPDVVDRMARGYVKAVVFMQREPDTIAGVIKPLFANMDVATFDASFDSAKAGFPRTPVLQRKDVQAVIDFARDTTGEPISITANDLLDNSWVIKAQQELHQTR